ACGTGATCTCGATCAAGCTAGTAGAAGTGACATTTTAGGTTTCAAGGTACCAATGGTCGAGAATTTagaaaccattgaggcatataGTGCATCAACCAGTATAAAAGAAAGCCAAACTGTAAAACTAGAGCACTTAATACCTctagatagatattcaaatatgaataagtTGATATCTATACATGCGAAAGTTCTGGAATGCTGGGATCGATGGAAAGGGTTTATAAACAAGTCACATGGCTTTGATAAGAAGGACCTCCGCTCTAAGGCTTTGACTCTAATCATCTCTAGGGATCAGCAAATAAATTTTCCAGATGTTATTGACTATTTAAGTAGTAACTCTAAAACCAAGATGGCTATGCCTAATTTGATATCACAGTTGAATTTGTATCCAGACACTCATAATTTAATAAGAGTGAATTGTAAATTTAATGAGAAGCGCAGTGTAACCAACCAAACTTATCCTATTCTTTTATCAAGAGAGAGTACTCTAACAAAACTTATTATATTGGATGAACATTTGCTTTTGAAACATGCTGGTTGCTATGCCCTTTTGACAGAATTACGTAGGAAATTCTGGATACCAAAATTCTTCTCAAGAGTTAAAAGGATTCTGAAGGAATGTGTTGTATGCCGGAGATATAACCAAAGACCTGTCAAACTTAATCAATTAGCCTATAGGGAATTTAGATTGAGTCCATCTGATAAACCTTTTGGTAATGTATACCTTGATTATTGTGGTCCATTTTATGTGAGACAAGGGAAAGGTAAAGTCAAGATTTGGATCCTTGTTATTTCATGCATGTTCACACGAGCAGTTAATCTTAAGATCTGTATGGATATGACAGTTGAAGAGTTTTTGCGTGCTTTGTCACTGCATTCTTTTGAATATGGAGTCCCTCAGTTTATAGTAAGTGATTTGGGTACGCAAATAGTAGCAGGAGCCAATATTGTTCAGGATTTCCTGAAGGATGCCGAGACTGTTCAGTATTTAACTGATAATAATGTTGAGAAAGTCCATTTTCAACAGTACTATAAGGGCTGCAGTCAGCTTGGAGGATTGGTTGAGAGCGTAGTCAAAATGACCAAGCATATGATACGGAAGTCAATCAGAAATAATGTCATTGAATTTAGGGATTTTGAATATCTTGTTTGTCATGCTGTACATTTGATCAATAGAAGGCCGATTGCATTTAAAGAAGCATTAAGAGATTGTTCTAATAATGTACCAACCCCTATAACGCCAGAGGAACTTATTCATGGATATTCATTGGTCTCTTTGAATATTATTCCTGCATTACAAGCTGACCCTGATTCTGATGAGGATTTTCAGGTTGACTTTGATGTTGTacataaaattaaaacatcttATGAGAAGCTGAAACAAATTAGAACTAACTTGCTGGAAATCTATCATCGGGAATTCATGAACACTTTAATTAAACAAGCTACTGATAAGAAGGATAGATATACTCCTGTAAACCATAAACAAATGAGTATCGGCGATATTGTGCTTATTAAGGATGATGGATATAAACCTGTTAATTATCCTATGGGAATTGtcaaagaagttttcaagaatatcaacGGAGAGGTAACTGCTGCGAAAGTTCTGAAGGGTAAAACCAATGAAATAACTAAAAGGCATGTTACTTCTTTAATACCACTCTTGAGGAAGGAGTCTGATGAGGATGCTGTAggatcagatgatgatgatgaggatgctgTAGCATCGAAAGAAGAGATTCCAGGCATAGACGTTTCTAGAAAACGTCCACAGAGAAAAGCTGCTGAGATATCACGGCAAAAATTCAAAACCATTCTAAACGATGATATTTCagactaatatttttcttttctttatttaatcaaatttacataattcttatgtaaaatttGATTTCTTCCCCGGGAGTgttgaaaaataagttattttttgttttctgtttctttttataatatggtaatttggtaagttgtaaaggattgtttttattttaactttcatttttagtatttaaatatttttggtttacataaaatgatgacaattccttaataacctgttaaaacttaagatggttggggtcgttgaagagacttgctgctcgttatacatttcttacagaaaggagaagtggacggctttccatgaaaatatagttagtttttagccatcttcaccagtgacaacattggatttgctggcctctttatcgtcatggtgaaaaaataagtgatttgtaccatggatccgcatcttacgttgccttcttcttggaagcctcatcaagagccaacacagaaattgtgatttgtttcatttacgaacagcatacacggactgtatgggttgtgaggtacgtcatcattttaaaggtcatttaaaatttgtgatttataatTCATAGTTCATTTGATAAGGAAAGTCTcttgctttgctttttagcccccacaaataaatatacccttggataatattcatatcatttacaattttcatggaattgccatattataatttcccagtcataattgagagattcatttatcttcagttactttgagctggttagataaattaaattttgtatcatattttggtattctctcatttttgccacttttacgttaattagtagtttatttacattagttgtttttactacttaggtggttattcgttcggccttactgtcaatttggctcgttgtatactagtgatatacttaatacgcaaagtggaccattgcctttaggtaattattatttgataatgttaagtgaaatccattattgatacaatatatatatattggaatggcattcctatgtttgaatattttattagtgGTTTAGATAGTTTTAAGTTACCACTTGAAGCGTAACTGATATTTGGCCTTCTATACttatctaggggttcttgaaaatggtaattggaagttggagatgcttgaccatcgctttgacctccatttaaggcgatcatcttcgacagcagcaacaacagcattgtttttaatttgagcagcaatacatgaaaccaTTTTATTAATTCTTGCTCAATTTCCTAGttgttcataattttatgaaggttgaattaaaataagaaaattgctctttgtattaattttccaattacgttgtaaagtttttcaagaactgtcttccaagtcaggtggcgatgggttgcctggtgtaatggttcatagggagatctcttaagagacctgagaactcgaaccacgttccatgggggaggtctcacttctgactgaggacaggtaagttcataactctgtatgagtaaggaaagctctagcaatgaagaaatgtccattcctttcagtctaaaggcgaggcttaaggctgagcgatagccttttactgacgaaactgacaggcgcatttcttcaagcaaatgcacgaggaactccgctattgctggcatagtggcatcgagaggagagatacccttccacgacatcaaccacagaagacttaACACTTTGCGTGGTAGACTGCTGATGATGACTTATGCAGTTATCCAGACATCCTAgttgcaacttgctgcgaaaataatctctgagagaggagatgctggatagtctccaggcgtgaagtcgtagcgaagctacggctttgtggaatatgttggcatgtggttgtttgaatagattgtgtcgtggagggagttctcttgggggctccgttaggagctgcagaagatccggaaactattctgcgtgatgccacagcggagctatgagggtcattgaaagattgaccaatgttctggccttgttgagtaccctcctcatcagacagaacaggggaaaggcgtaaacatcgatgttgtcccacggttgttggaatgcatcttgccagagtgccttggggtctgggactggggaacaatacagcgagagcctgaagatcagggccgttgcgaagaggtccacagttggaaaaccccacaaagtcaggactttgttggctactagatgatccatagaccactcggtactcactatctgagatgctctgctcaggttgtcagcaagcacattccttttgcccggaatgaagtatgtcgatagtggtatcgagtggatttcggcccatctcagtatctctacttctAGATAGGATagatgctgcgaaaaagtacctccttgcttgttgatgtaggccactactgtgttgttgtcactcatcaccaccactgagtggcccactAGGAACTgttggaaggacactccaaaatcaaaccactgttctctagtcttgggtagtgccatagcctctgtaccatggtcttccactgtcttgggttagagttctcttgcttgagggtacactccggcatactatcctatcgaatttctcttcctcttgttttgttaaagtttttatagttataaaggaaatatttattttaatgttgttacgttcttaagatattttatttttccttgtgtcctttcctcactgggctattttccctgttggggcccctgggcttatatcatcttgcttttccaattagggttgtagcttagcaaataacaataataataactgttgaagggctagaatgACGGCCTTCATctttaggagatttatgtggaggtactcttctgactctgaccagaggctgcACGTGGGGCCCCGCCCCCcattttttgaagcgtccgaaaacagcatcaactcCCTTTCGAaagttctcatctgccacccaccactggaggtccgtcagttccgctgatcccatggggatccggatgtcctgggaatcgcgagtctgattccaccgggacttgagttgccactggagggatctcatcctgagatgaCCATTGGGAACTAGGCAGGCCAGcaaggaaaggtgaccgaggagacgtaaccacgtttgggctggaagttctcgtctgagaaaaggtcttgcgacctttttcagccttgttatcctgtcgtctgatgggaaggctttgtggagattagtgtctataatcatgccaagtataccagtctctgtgtaggaagcaggaatgacttctcgagatttactatgatcctcagatcttggcaaagtctcagaagtttagCTCGGTGTTGAAggagggttgacaccgagtctgctaggattaaccagtcgtccagataacggagaagaCGGATGCCTATCCTGTGtccccaagatgacactagggcaaacactctggtgaaaacttgaggtgttgtggaaagaccaaagcacagcaccttgaactggtactttctgttgtctaggctgaatcttaagtacttccttgaagacggatggactgggatctggaagtacgcgtcctttaggtccagtgtacacatgaagtcctaagGTCTCACCGCTAGTCTGACCatatctgccgtctccatgctgaacggagtttgtttgacaaacttgttcagggctgagaggtcgatgactggtctccagcctccagacgcctttcttacaagaaaaattcgaatgaagaagcctggggacccgtcgaggacctcttggagagcgcccttcttcaacagggtctggacttcgcCCGAAGGGtctgcccccttgccaatcccatggcaagggagtctattgacactggattcctgatcaggggagggagagatgttatgaacaggacacgatatcctagacgaatcatggagattgtccaggaatcggccccgagctgtgtccacctgtctgagcaactttgtaggcatccctccactggtggaaacgcagggggagtgcctatcctagcgtttgcgacctcggccgctccctctaggattctttcctcccctggaggactttttgcctttcctgtccttgacaggaaagggcttattagatACTGTTGTCTTCACTGCTGGTTTCGTCGTCacagtcttggttggacgggactgctgaggtacTGGAGgattatagggcttggatgtcaaagccctctggaggagggagtctcaatgagacttcctccacctctcagcagcaagttccacgtccttaggctcaaacaggtgggagggatgtctgagcctatttatttGTTTGGTGGAACTACTCatacactgcatctcgacgtttcaggatagtgtttgcccacaagcTCAAAACttgatgggcaagaaactcgatcgtgcgagtgcctgaaaggagaaaggtctccattgccttcctggtacgctccttggagaaatcctcggatcgtatcaagatacccaaggtccctaaccagatgtccagccatgaagtagcttgcatcacatacttagtgaccttttcctggttaaggacttcagccgccgagaacgagacctaATGGCTGGAGAATCTCTCATGAGGGTCTCctttggttagctcttccagagaatggtgaagtgaaagagctgaactgggctcctccagaatctcaaagtatctcctctgctgtacacgaggaggtgggaggagcttgttcgtagagccggcatggttggaggaggcaaactcggagaacTGTTGGGCGATCTTGTTCCGGGTACTCTTCAACCCCTgaaaccagggcagggctgcactggtctttgagggtttctgagtgccgaagatgcggtctaagaccgtgtccttgccctctcgagtgGGTAtttctgggtcggaaaacccatttaGAACattcattagagtcagaacctgccagaatgcatgttctgactcttgttgctctcctcctgatgttggactcgcagcgaagtctccttttgTCCCCAAGAACTCCTCTTGGGGTGAGTCGCGGATATTCCtcaagtggctggctgtctccgttctagtAGTCCTGGTGGAGGACTATGGCAGAGTTTTTGAGTTTTTAGTCTCCTTCCTAGGAAGGAGATAAGACTAACATCGAAGGCCTGAgtgttgtgtccctcctgatctctgactgaggggaactctccacatgaagggaggtttcctccaacggTGTGATGGAGTGCCTCTCCTCACgcgattcccttggtgaaggatggtcttcatcaAACAGGAAGGGAGAGTATCCCTGAGGAGATAAGACTAACATCGAAGGCCTGAgtgttgtgtccctcctgatctctgactgagggGAACTCTCCACAtaaagggaggtttcctccaacggTGTGATGGAGGGCCTCTCCTCACgcgattcccttggtgaaggatggtcttcatcagataggaagggagagtatccctgaggagatactggagggactagccttgatggtctgcacggagtcagcttcaccctcagGATAGTGACAgtgtcggaaactcctcttttcctcttcaaaggggttgAGGAAGCCATAGTTTCGTGTCgtgagtccagagctataggctgctctgacaGGCAGccggacaggacaggcttgaatgcctgtgttacagctctgactagaGGTCTGAActaaggctgctggctgacagatgcactgtcagacagattccctgaagggaaagggactgaaggttTCATAtgaggtgggtccgccttagaaggcagtttagggatcctgaacccctctgctggtgctggaatgcgtttgcggggaggggaatgaggcgatggtgatcTTGCCGGGTGTAGTTCCTGCGCCCGTGCCCGCTGGCGCGTAAGCACGTGCGTGGGAGAATATTGGTgcgcgcgcaggagaatattggtgcgtgcgcaggagaatattggcgGACGCGTGGGCACGCCGGCGAGTTGTGGCTCGTGCGCATGTCTTGGTGCGTACGCGTAGGAGAGTCCTGGCATGTAGGAGGCCGTGGATGTCTAGGAGAGCGTTGGCACGTAGGTGAGCGCTGTTGGTTTACCTGCAGAGTGTTGGCGCACAAGAGAATAATGGAGCACAGGAACTTGTTGACAGCAGGTGAGTAATGGCACGCGCGGGAgcacgctggtgcgcaggagagaattggcatgcaggagagcgctggcgcataggcTGGCGCGCAGGCTGGCGCAAAGGCCGGCGCGCAGGCTGGCGCGCAGGCTGGCGCGCAGGCTGGCGCGCAGGCTGGCGCGCAGGCTGGCGCGCAGGCTGGCGCTAGCGCGCAGGAGATTGCTGgtttgcaggagagcgctggcgcgcaggtgagtgttggtatgcaggagagcgatggcacgcaggaaagcgctggcgcataggagatcgtGGCCGCGTAGGCGCAGGATGCGCAGAAGATTGCTTACGTGCAGGAGATCGTGGGGGCGCTGGAGAGCGCAAGCGCGCAGTAGTGCGCTGGTGTGTGGGTGACCCTGGGCGTTTGAGTGCAGGGAGTGCAGGCGAACGTGGGCGCAGGGCGCGAGGCGCATGATGTTCCTGccgtctatgagggcgagcaggtataggggcgcgccgaagcgctgtagagtgcGGACGAGCAgtctgacgagctgctggtgagcgctgatgtcctgtaggttggcgagctgcagggcgaCGGCGCGCAGCTGTGCACTTTGGTagagcctcaagaggctttactGGTGACAGGAACGGTGATGAAAAGTCGGCAAGTCTGAGGGGTGAatggtcaggaactgggatgtgccctttgtaaaGGCgggcatccaccgatggggatcgcAAACAATCCGCAAAGAGGTCAAGGACCGAAGTCACAGGACTAGTACCAGGAGCAGTGATGGTCGAGGGTccgatgactgcagcggaggctcctctgcaggggacggctgcgacGACGAAGCCGATggaccaaagaggcgcctcttcaccgatagtgaagggagacctcttaggcaaagaggagggcgagctttACAACGaaggcgccctctgggggccgtttgatcagcaagctgaccgtgcgccgcagcagtcctccaaCGAGAAgtttctatgagtgaactccccgaggggaagaaacactcgcaggagagacaaatgttggacttagtttcccccttaaAGGATgttcaggaatgggggaaactaagttggcagcaaccgctggagagtctggaggggcagaggagtctgA
The window above is part of the Palaemon carinicauda isolate YSFRI2023 chromosome 11, ASM3689809v2, whole genome shotgun sequence genome. Proteins encoded here:
- the LOC137649739 gene encoding uncharacterized protein — its product is MFTRAVNLKICMDMTVEEFLRALSLHSFEYGVPQFIVSDLGTQIVAGANIVQDFLKDAETVQYLTDNNVEKVHFQQYYKGCSQLGGLVESVVKMTKHMIRKSIRNNVIEFRDFEYLVCHAVHLINRRPIAFKEALRDCSNNVPTPITPEELIHGYSLVSLNIIPALQADPDSDEDFQVDFDVVHKIKTSYEKLKQIRTNLLEIYHREFMNTLIKQATDKKDRYTPVNHKQMSIGDIVLIKDDGYKPVNYPMGIVKEVFKNINGEVTAAKVLKGKTNEITKRHVTSLIPLLRKESDEDAVGSDDDDEDAVASKEEIPGIDVSRKRPQRKAAEISRQKFKTILNDDISD